From Clarias gariepinus isolate MV-2021 ecotype Netherlands chromosome 1, CGAR_prim_01v2, whole genome shotgun sequence:
CGTGGCTCCTATCAAGGCTGGAAAAATTCCGTACggcacaatctctctctcaacGAGTGTTTTATCAAGTTGCCCAAGGGTCTTGGGCGGCCCGGTAAGGGTCACTACTGGACCATCGACCCGGGTAGCGAGTTCATGTTTGAAGAAGGCTCGTTTCGGAGGCGCCCACGCGGTTTCCGGAGAAAGTGCCAAACTCTCAAACCCATGTACCGTATGATGAACGGGCTCGGCTTTGGCGCCTCAGTGCTACCGCAGAACTTCGACTTCCAGCCGCCGCCGGCGCCTCTCGCGTGCCATGCTGGCGGTTACAACCTTGACGCGATGACAGGCGGTGCGTATGACGGGCTCGGAGCCGCCGCTCACCACGTACCGAGTCCGAGCTCAGCGTACATGTCCCCCGCGTGCCAGGTGACCTCGAgcagcggcggcggcggcgccGGCGACTACGCGCACGAGAACAACGGCAACAGCACCGGAAGCGGCAGCAGTCCGCTTCATTCACCGCCGTCCATGAGTGGACCACTGGAGTGTCCTTCGCCGTACACCGCTGCCGCCACGGCGCACTGGTCTTCATCCGCCGTGTCGCCCTACATCAAGCAGTCTCCACTGGCTGCAGGCAGCCCGACATCCTCCGCATCCGCCGGTCTGCACTCAGGGGTGGCTCCATACGCCCTCGAACAGAGCTACCTCCACCATGGAGCAAGAGACGCAGCTGAGATCTCAggtatttttgctttttactgAATGAGAAATACTTCATTGTGCTTTCACACAGCTCTGAAACTACTTGATACATGCGGTATTACAAccaatatgtaataaaataaaataaaataaaataactaatcggtaattttataataaagaaGAATATATACACCAACCCGTAAATTACACCAGCACATCTTGACTACacaatgttttgtttagtttttaaacgACTTTCCATTGCGTGTGACAGGGTATGttaaaaatagaataattaggaatactagattttttttttaataaacgtaaacattattatttagcagtttattaaatactgtttatatatttattttacaaaaacgaAGTGTCGAGTTACACTCGAAGCCAAACTGGCAAACTTACTTTGAGCTATTTCTAAGAATAATtttcgtttgtgtgtgtgtgtgtgtgtggtgttgctAATAAAATCAAGGCATTTGTCTCAAAGGGCTTGTGGCCTCATGATAGCTCCTGAGCTGAAAATGTAACCCACATATAGCCTACAAGATCAGAGACTGATGCATTAACGTGAGGAtgactgaaaaaaagaagagaaaaaatatataagcgcTTTGTATTATATATGCGGACAAATTTTCTTTATGAATCAAGGCCCATTAGACACAAATGTTAatagagaccaaaaaaaaaaaacatagtttgGATATTGGACTTTTTAAAATAGCAATCCTCCTCACCATCCTTTATAAACCCCAGGCCTCCAGGGTTAAGACAACACTCCTTTTACCAAACAAATCGGAGGCTAAAAGCCCAGCAGTAGGCCAGGGTAAAGAGGATTTGACCTTTTAGGTGGGTGGTGGTTGGTGGATGGTGGGGTGATGGGGCTCTCCGCTGGCTTAGGGTCATGTCCAAATTAATGTGGGggatattttaactatttagaGACACAGGCACTGCTGTGCACACCAGAGATCCTGCTTCTGAGCCCCTTAATGCCAAATAAGAGCTGCCAATCACCTGGAATGTTGGTTTATGAAAGTGAAGGCTGGTAAAGCCAGATAAACCATGTAGagtgaaacaaaaacataccgCCATGCACTGAACCATCACGTAAGATCCACTCTTGACCAGATGGCTGGATGTTATAGACAAATTATCATACTGTAATTCCTTTATAACACATTGGAGTACaaattttaattgttgtttttaataaatatacattatttatttaatcatttgtttatctattataaaattattgattaattaataataaaaaatattgactAAAATCACACAACCCATGAGGTATTATATCGAATTCTAGAAAGTCACTGTTCAATAGTTCAATCACTgaactaattttattttaacagcaaGATTagtaattttataaatgtatagtcttttatatgttttaatttaacagACTTGATTACATTATGTATGAGATTTAAAtgtaagaaagtaaaaaaaatgcaaaacgtagattattattattattattattattattattgttgatgttgttattattattaaaagcgcAAATTAACAATtatgacaaaaatattaaataaattaataaataaactttaacatTCCGTTAATTTTTTTGCCCTTGTTTGATTCGTAAATGCGTGAGCCACCAAATTACCAAATTATGATGTAATACGTTTTGAGATGGAGCAGAGCTCTGGATATTGGATAATGAACAATGTCGACATTGACACACAATTTAATAccatctatatataaaaaagcgCGTCATTGATTCCTTGCTGGTCCAAACTAGTTTATACTGGTTCACTACCAAAGCCCTGCTGGTGTAAAAATCACTTTTTCCCCTTCATCTCTTAATGGAACAATCCATTTCCAAGGACTCATCCatcacacacaaatgttttatatatatatatatatatatatatatatatatatatatatatatatatatatatatatatatatatatataaccaagGATCCAAAGTTAATGCACACTGTTCTAGTTTAGGGTTATTTAACTGATGACACGTGATCAAATGTGGCATCACCTCATgacatttatttgttaatgGATTTCAACGATCAAAATCAGGGAATAATTTCTGTACAAAGACGCCCATTAGCTCATATTGCCACCCTTTTAAACTATCTGTAAATGGCTATGTGTGGCTATTGTGTcgtaaaatgttttgtttattcttcTAATTCTTGTATTTATTCAGCctcataataaaatacaaacaattTAACACACTATGCTTCCTAAATTAATTGTCCAGAAATATGGACAATTTTGTTGCTG
This genomic window contains:
- the foxf2a gene encoding forkhead box protein F2a, with the translated sequence MTTETAQQQLDPPQSMRSSPVHSALQSSRTVLESTSSANASKTKKSNSGMRRPEKPPYSYIALIVMAIQSSPTKRLTLSEIYQFLQARFPFFRGSYQGWKNSVRHNLSLNECFIKLPKGLGRPGKGHYWTIDPGSEFMFEEGSFRRRPRGFRRKCQTLKPMYRMMNGLGFGASVLPQNFDFQPPPAPLACHAGGYNLDAMTGGAYDGLGAAAHHVPSPSSAYMSPACQVTSSSGGGGAGDYAHENNGNSTGSGSSPLHSPPSMSGPLECPSPYTAAATAHWSSSAVSPYIKQSPLAAGSPTSSASAGLHSGVAPYALEQSYLHHGARDAAEISVGIPRYQSHSSPVCDRKDFVLNFNGIASFHPSAGGSYYHHHHHHHHHQLHHQGICQDIKPCVM